In one Drosophila pseudoobscura strain MV-25-SWS-2005 chromosome X, UCI_Dpse_MV25, whole genome shotgun sequence genomic region, the following are encoded:
- the mew gene encoding integrin alpha-PS1 isoform X3 gives MDDVHRAEFMRLISVSAYDSEVLSPPSSDEIKEGQWMGVTVRSNPLQANGSGGKVLVCAHRYMYIVRENRYGQGLCYVLTNDLQFDEVHEPCKGRPVQRQHEDYGLCQAGTSGALLDDDTMVLGSPGPFTWRGSIWVTQIGGEYLHRDKTTYYSDHSDASSPVDKYSYLGMSVTGGRFFGYNMCYAAGAPRSNGHGQVVIFDKANTNPIPVRLIIDGEQFGSSFGYELTTADINGDNRPDLIVAAPVFFGKNEGGAVYVYQNDQDTLPRRHTLRLTGALESRFGLALANVGDLNKDNCEDIAVGAPYEGQGVVYIYLGSQQGLNDKPAQRIQASELGATVPHGQPIRTFGISIAGNTDLDGNSYPDVVVGAFNSSATVVLLARPIINIQTSYRSEELRNIDPNQPGCRADAFSNLTCFTFEACCSIEPYDDSTKELSLMYSVEAETYDHLKKFSRAFFDRDNKRSNVISRVVKVRTDGRVACQMVTGYIKANTRDIQTPISFRLKYTLEEPPLADSALTRLNPMLDQTQAHIDFEGTFQKDCGDDDLCESDLVIRAEPNITAIDNKYTLILDETELEVGISVSNLADSAYEAQLFISHQAGVSYVATKKPTNATCNSFNTTLVVCSLGNPMLRGTTTFVTIRFQPKSLEPNENSMLFHIFANTTSKLVGGEPPERNLSVSVVRQAKLHFRGWAMPEQSFYSGASQVTDNSPMEMVDVGSQVNHSFTIFNDGPSTAPKVRMIIHWPWSLYSDPERGHMDLYLLYLEQMPTVEIGVGECHVAPEYVNPLKLASGSQESASGFLGAPATLMMVHGRSQLNKNQTHSTHSTHSRQQRSTLERVTRLERLIYEPEAAGMGSSGSGKKQDIVELDCNKGTARCIRIECDIYNMPARSEAQVMVKARLWNSTLVSEYPRVDRVRIISTATAKIPEDFGVEVMEHNDIEVETRAYPELRNQQRDTAIPWLIISLAILVGVLVLALFTYILWKCGFFKRIRPTDPTLSGNLEKMNEEKPFLAAKNTHHVF, from the exons ATGGACGACGTT CATCGAGCGGAGTTTATGAGATTAATAAGCGTAAGTG CATACGACAGCGAGGTCCTCTCACCGCCCTCCAGCGACGAGATCAAGGAGGGACAGTGGATGGGCGTCACGGTGCGATCGAACCCGCTCCAGGCCAACGGATCGGGTGGCAAG GTGCTCGTGTGTGCCCACCGTTACATGTACATTGTGCGCGAGAACCGCTATGGCCAAGGACTGTGCTACGTCCTTACCAACGACCTGCAGTTTGACGAAGTGCACGAGCCGTGCAAGGGTCGCCCTGTGCAGAG GCAACACGAGGACTACGGACTGTGCCAGGCGGGAACGTCGGGGGCGCTCCTGGACGATGACACGATGGTGCTCGGCTCCCCGGGCCCGTTCACGTGGCGGGGCTCCATCTGGGTGACGCAGATCGGGGGAGAGTACCTGCACCGCGACAAGACGACCTACTACAGCGACCACTCGGACGCGAGCTCGCCAGTGGATAAGTACAGCTACCTGGGCATGTCCGTCACTGGCGGACGGTTCTTCGGCTACAACATGTGCTATGCAGCGGGGGCGCCCCGCTCCAATGGGCACGGGCAGGTGGTGATCTTCGACAAGGCCAACACCAACCCGATACCCGTGCGCCTCATCATCGACGGGGAGCAGTTCGGGTCGAGCTTCGGCTATGAGCTGACCACCGCGGATATCAACGGGGACAATCGACCGGATCTGATTGTGGCAGCTCCCGTCTTCTTCGGCAAGAACGAGGGAGGGGCCGTCTACGTCTACCAGAACGATCAGGACACGCTGCCTAGGAGGCACACCCTGCGGCTGACGGGGGCCCTGGAGAGCCGCTTCGGACTGGCGCTGGCCAATGTTGGTGACCTGAACAAGGACAACTGCGAGGACATCGCTGTGGGTGCGCCTTACGAGGGCCAGGGAGTTGTGTACATTTACCTGGGGTCGCAACAAGGCCTCAACGACAAGCCCGCCCAGCGCATACAGGCCTCGGAACTGGGAGCCACAGTGCCCCACGGCCAACCCATCCGCACCTTTGGGATATCGATAGCCGGCAACACGGACCTGGACGGCAACTCCTACCCCGACGTGGTGGTGGGTGCCTTCAACTCGTCGGCCACGGTGGTGCTACTGGCCCGACCTATCATCAACATCCAGACGAGTTACCGGAGCGAGGAGTTGCGCAACATCGACCCCAACCAGCCGGGTTGCCGGGCGGACGCATTCAGCAACCTGACCTGCTTCACCTTCGAGGCCTGCTGCAGCATCGAACCATACGACGATTCGACCAAGGAGCTCAGCCTGATGTACAGCGTGGAAGCCGAGACCTACGACCACCTCAAGAAGTTCTCACGCGCCTTCTTTGACCGGGACAACAAGCGGAGCAACGTCATTAGCCGCGTGGTCAAGGTGCGAACCGACGGACGCGTGGCCTGCCAGATGGTCACCGGGTACATCAAGGCCAACACCCGCGACATCCAGACCCCCATCAGCTTCCGACTCAAGTACACACTGGAGGAGCCACCGCTCGCGGACTCCGCCCTCACTCGGCTCAACCCCATGCTCGACCAGACGCAAGCCCACATCGACTTTGAGGGCACCTTCCAGAAGGACTGCGGCGACGACGATCTCTGCGAAAGTGATCTGGTTATTCGAGCTGAGCCAAATATCACAGCCATAG ACAACAAGTACACCCTAATCCTGGACGAAACTGAGCTGGAAGTGGGAATTAGCGTGAGCAACCTGGCGGACTCCGCTTACGAAGCGCAACTATTCATTAGCCACCAGGCCGGCGTCTCGTACGTGGCCACCAAGAAGCCG ACCAATGCCACTTGCAACAGTTTCAACACCACTTTGGTGGTCTGTAGCCTGGGCAATCCGATGTTGCGCGGAACGACGACGTTCGTTACCATCCGTTTTCAGCCTAAGAGTCTGGAGCCCAACGAGAATTCGATGCTGTTCCACATCTTCGCCAACACCACCTCCAAGCTCGTGGGCGGCGAGCCGCCCGAGAGGAATCTCAGCGTGAGCGTGGTGCGCCAGGCCAAGCTGCACTTCCGGGGCTGGGCGATGCCCGAGCAGAGCTTCTACAGCGGAGCCAGCCAGGTGACAGACAACTCGCCCATGGAGATGGTCGACGTGGGCTCGCAGGTGAACCACAGTTTCACCATCTTCAACGACGGCCCCTCAACGGCGCCCAAGGTGCGCATGATCATCCACTGGCCGTGGTCCCTCTACAGCGATCCGGAACGCGGGCACATGGACCTGTACCTTCTTTACCTGGAGCAAATGCCCACCGTGGAGATCGGTGTGGGCGAGTGCCATGTGGCGCCCGAGTATGTGAATCCCCTAAAGCTGGCTAGCGGGTCGCAGGAGTCGGCTAGCGGCTTCCTGGGTGCGCCGGCCACCCTCATGATGGTTCATGGTCGCTCACAGctaaacaagaaccaaacccACTCAACCCACTCGACCCACTCAAGGCAGCAACGCAGCACCCTAGAACGAGTGACCCGCCTGGAGCGGCTCATCTACGAGCCAGAGGCGGCGGGTATGGGgtccagcggcagcggcaagaAGCAGGACATCGTCGAGCTGGACTGCAATAAAGGCACGGCTCGGTGCATCCGTATCGAGTGTGACATCTACAATATGCCGGCCAGGTCGGAGGCCCAGGTTATGGTGAAGGCGCGCCTGTGGAACTCAACGCTCGTCAGCGAGTATCCGCGTGTAGACCGGGTACGCATCATCTCTACGGCCACCGCCAAGATACCCGAGGACTTTGGCGTCGAGGTGATGGAACACAACGACATCGAG GTCGAGACGCGCGCCTACCCTGAGCTTAGGAACCAGCAACGGGACACCGCCATACCGTGGCTGATCATCAGCTTAGCCATCCTTGTGGGCGTTTTGGTACTGGCCTTGTTCACGTACATCCTGTGGAAGTGCGGCTTCTTCAAGCGGATACGGCCCACGGACCCCACGCTCAGTGGGAACCTCGAGAAGATGAACGAAGAAAAGCCCTTCCTGGCGGCCAAGAACACCCATCATGTTTTCTAA
- the mew gene encoding integrin alpha-PS1 isoform X4, translating to MYIVRENRYGQGLCYVLTNDLQFDEVHEPCKGRPVQRQHEDYGLCQAGTSGALLDDDTMVLGSPGPFTWRGSIWVTQIGGEYLHRDKTTYYSDHSDASSPVDKYSYLGMSVTGGRFFGYNMCYAAGAPRSNGHGQVVIFDKANTNPIPVRLIIDGEQFGSSFGYELTTADINGDNRPDLIVAAPVFFGKNEGGAVYVYQNDQDTLPRRHTLRLTGALESRFGLALANVGDLNKDNCEDIAVGAPYEGQGVVYIYLGSQQGLNDKPAQRIQASELGATVPHGQPIRTFGISIAGNTDLDGNSYPDVVVGAFNSSATVVLLARPIINIQTSYRSEELRNIDPNQPGCRADAFSNLTCFTFEACCSIEPYDDSTKELSLMYSVEAETYDHLKKFSRAFFDRDNKRSNVISRVVKVRTDGRVACQMVTGYIKANTRDIQTPISFRLKYTLEEPPLADSALTRLNPMLDQTQAHIDFEGTFQKDCGDDDLCESDLVIRAEPNITAIDNKYTLILDETELEVGISVSNLADSAYEAQLFISHQAGVSYVATKKPTNATCNSFNTTLVVCSLGNPMLRGTTTFVTIRFQPKSLEPNENSMLFHIFANTTSKLVGGEPPERNLSVSVVRQAKLHFRGWAMPEQSFYSGASQVTDNSPMEMVDVGSQVNHSFTIFNDGPSTAPKVRMIIHWPWSLYSDPERGHMDLYLLYLEQMPTVEIGVGECHVAPEYVNPLKLASGSQESASGFLGAPATLMMVHGRSQLNKNQTHSTHSTHSRQQRSTLERVTRLERLIYEPEAAGMGSSGSGKKQDIVELDCNKGTARCIRIECDIYNMPARSEAQVMVKARLWNSTLVSEYPRVDRVRIISTATAKIPEDFGVEVMEHNDIEVETRAYPELRNQQRDTAIPWLIISLAILVGVLVLALFTYILWKCGFFKRIRPTDPTLSGNLEKMNEEKPFLAAKNTHHVF from the exons ATGTACATTGTGCGCGAGAACCGCTATGGCCAAGGACTGTGCTACGTCCTTACCAACGACCTGCAGTTTGACGAAGTGCACGAGCCGTGCAAGGGTCGCCCTGTGCAGAG GCAACACGAGGACTACGGACTGTGCCAGGCGGGAACGTCGGGGGCGCTCCTGGACGATGACACGATGGTGCTCGGCTCCCCGGGCCCGTTCACGTGGCGGGGCTCCATCTGGGTGACGCAGATCGGGGGAGAGTACCTGCACCGCGACAAGACGACCTACTACAGCGACCACTCGGACGCGAGCTCGCCAGTGGATAAGTACAGCTACCTGGGCATGTCCGTCACTGGCGGACGGTTCTTCGGCTACAACATGTGCTATGCAGCGGGGGCGCCCCGCTCCAATGGGCACGGGCAGGTGGTGATCTTCGACAAGGCCAACACCAACCCGATACCCGTGCGCCTCATCATCGACGGGGAGCAGTTCGGGTCGAGCTTCGGCTATGAGCTGACCACCGCGGATATCAACGGGGACAATCGACCGGATCTGATTGTGGCAGCTCCCGTCTTCTTCGGCAAGAACGAGGGAGGGGCCGTCTACGTCTACCAGAACGATCAGGACACGCTGCCTAGGAGGCACACCCTGCGGCTGACGGGGGCCCTGGAGAGCCGCTTCGGACTGGCGCTGGCCAATGTTGGTGACCTGAACAAGGACAACTGCGAGGACATCGCTGTGGGTGCGCCTTACGAGGGCCAGGGAGTTGTGTACATTTACCTGGGGTCGCAACAAGGCCTCAACGACAAGCCCGCCCAGCGCATACAGGCCTCGGAACTGGGAGCCACAGTGCCCCACGGCCAACCCATCCGCACCTTTGGGATATCGATAGCCGGCAACACGGACCTGGACGGCAACTCCTACCCCGACGTGGTGGTGGGTGCCTTCAACTCGTCGGCCACGGTGGTGCTACTGGCCCGACCTATCATCAACATCCAGACGAGTTACCGGAGCGAGGAGTTGCGCAACATCGACCCCAACCAGCCGGGTTGCCGGGCGGACGCATTCAGCAACCTGACCTGCTTCACCTTCGAGGCCTGCTGCAGCATCGAACCATACGACGATTCGACCAAGGAGCTCAGCCTGATGTACAGCGTGGAAGCCGAGACCTACGACCACCTCAAGAAGTTCTCACGCGCCTTCTTTGACCGGGACAACAAGCGGAGCAACGTCATTAGCCGCGTGGTCAAGGTGCGAACCGACGGACGCGTGGCCTGCCAGATGGTCACCGGGTACATCAAGGCCAACACCCGCGACATCCAGACCCCCATCAGCTTCCGACTCAAGTACACACTGGAGGAGCCACCGCTCGCGGACTCCGCCCTCACTCGGCTCAACCCCATGCTCGACCAGACGCAAGCCCACATCGACTTTGAGGGCACCTTCCAGAAGGACTGCGGCGACGACGATCTCTGCGAAAGTGATCTGGTTATTCGAGCTGAGCCAAATATCACAGCCATAG ACAACAAGTACACCCTAATCCTGGACGAAACTGAGCTGGAAGTGGGAATTAGCGTGAGCAACCTGGCGGACTCCGCTTACGAAGCGCAACTATTCATTAGCCACCAGGCCGGCGTCTCGTACGTGGCCACCAAGAAGCCG ACCAATGCCACTTGCAACAGTTTCAACACCACTTTGGTGGTCTGTAGCCTGGGCAATCCGATGTTGCGCGGAACGACGACGTTCGTTACCATCCGTTTTCAGCCTAAGAGTCTGGAGCCCAACGAGAATTCGATGCTGTTCCACATCTTCGCCAACACCACCTCCAAGCTCGTGGGCGGCGAGCCGCCCGAGAGGAATCTCAGCGTGAGCGTGGTGCGCCAGGCCAAGCTGCACTTCCGGGGCTGGGCGATGCCCGAGCAGAGCTTCTACAGCGGAGCCAGCCAGGTGACAGACAACTCGCCCATGGAGATGGTCGACGTGGGCTCGCAGGTGAACCACAGTTTCACCATCTTCAACGACGGCCCCTCAACGGCGCCCAAGGTGCGCATGATCATCCACTGGCCGTGGTCCCTCTACAGCGATCCGGAACGCGGGCACATGGACCTGTACCTTCTTTACCTGGAGCAAATGCCCACCGTGGAGATCGGTGTGGGCGAGTGCCATGTGGCGCCCGAGTATGTGAATCCCCTAAAGCTGGCTAGCGGGTCGCAGGAGTCGGCTAGCGGCTTCCTGGGTGCGCCGGCCACCCTCATGATGGTTCATGGTCGCTCACAGctaaacaagaaccaaacccACTCAACCCACTCGACCCACTCAAGGCAGCAACGCAGCACCCTAGAACGAGTGACCCGCCTGGAGCGGCTCATCTACGAGCCAGAGGCGGCGGGTATGGGgtccagcggcagcggcaagaAGCAGGACATCGTCGAGCTGGACTGCAATAAAGGCACGGCTCGGTGCATCCGTATCGAGTGTGACATCTACAATATGCCGGCCAGGTCGGAGGCCCAGGTTATGGTGAAGGCGCGCCTGTGGAACTCAACGCTCGTCAGCGAGTATCCGCGTGTAGACCGGGTACGCATCATCTCTACGGCCACCGCCAAGATACCCGAGGACTTTGGCGTCGAGGTGATGGAACACAACGACATCGAG GTCGAGACGCGCGCCTACCCTGAGCTTAGGAACCAGCAACGGGACACCGCCATACCGTGGCTGATCATCAGCTTAGCCATCCTTGTGGGCGTTTTGGTACTGGCCTTGTTCACGTACATCCTGTGGAAGTGCGGCTTCTTCAAGCGGATACGGCCCACGGACCCCACGCTCAGTGGGAACCTCGAGAAGATGAACGAAGAAAAGCCCTTCCTGGCGGCCAAGAACACCCATCATGTTTTCTAA